The Aliiroseovarius sediminilitoris region TTCGAACGCTTTCTGATGCGGTGCTTCCAGATCGGCAGCGGCGGCAAGATGCGGTCGCGCCGCGGTGATGTTTGATTTGCGATCCAGCATGGTCAGTCGCTCTTCCTGTTGTTGAAGTTTGGTCGTAATGTCGTCATGAAAGGCATTGATATCACTCATGAAGCCAGCCAGTGCGGTCTTCACCTCGGCAGCCGGTGTCACGCCAGTCGCGGCCGACTGGCCCTGAGCTTTCGTCTCATTCTTGCTCATCTATGGGTCCTTTTCAGGGGTTCAGATCGCTGGCTCAGCGGTGTCGGGCCAGCATGTGGCGGGCCTCGATGATCGAAGCTGCCAGTTCACGCAAAGTGGTATCGTCAGCATCAGGTGTGTCGCCCTTTGCCCCCACCCGCGCCGTCGGAAGCATCGGGAACGTGACAAGCGACACCTCCCACAGCTCCAACTCGGTCAAAAGCCGTTGGCCCTTGTCGTTCTTTGTTGCCCGCTTGGTGCGATAGCCGATCGACAACCCGTCAATCGCGCCTGCTTCGATCAGCGCCGCGGCTTCGCGCCCCTTGGCGACGTCGGTCAGAATGCGCCCCTTGACGTAAAGCCCACGGGCGTCCTCGCGCACCTCGTCCCAGACGCCGATGGGCTGGGCCGGGTCGTGCTGCCACAGCATCTTCACGCCGCGATCTGCTTTTTTCAGTGCGCGCAGGGATTTGCCATAGGCGCCGGGGGCAACAATATCGCCACCCGTGTCGCACTGATCAAAAAAGCTGGCGTAGCCCTCAATCAGAATGCCTTCATCCACTTCAGACGTGTCGCCCAGCTTGACGAATTTATGCTCAAGCCCCAGATCGGGCTGAAAATCACTCATGTGCTTTTCCTCGTTGATTAAACATCGTCTGATGCCAGAGGCGGCAAACCCAGCAGGCTGCGTTTTTCGGCATCTGTTAGAAAGCTGGCCTCAGCCACGCGGCGCCATTGCTGGTCACGCTCGGCAGAGAGTGCCGGCACTTGATCCAGGTCGGGCTTCAGGGCCACGCTTTCGCCAGTGAACCCTGCCAGCCAATGGCCAACACTCGCCGTCACACGCGACACCAAAGGCACCACAGTCAGACGATAGAACGCGCGGCTGGCCTCTTGGTAATTCGCATAGGTCGCATCGCCCGGAATACCGATCAGCATCGGCGGCACACCAAAGGCCTGAGCAATCTCGCGCGCGGCGGCTTCCTTGGTTTTCTGAAATTCCATGTCCGAGGGGCTGAACCCCATCGGCTTCCAATCCAGCCCCCCTTCCAACAACATGGGCCGTCCAGCATTACGCGCGCCCACATGGTGGCTTTCCATCTCGGACAGCAGGCGGTCATACTGATCGGCGCTCAGCTGCGCTTGCCCATCGGCCCCGTTGTAAACAATCGCGCCCGAGGGTCGAGCGGCGTTGTCCAGCAGGGCTTTCGACCAGCGGCTCGCCGCGTTGTGCACATCAATTGCCGTGGCTGCCGCCTGC contains the following coding sequences:
- a CDS encoding HK97 family phage prohead protease; this translates as MSDFQPDLGLEHKFVKLGDTSEVDEGILIEGYASFFDQCDTGGDIVAPGAYGKSLRALKKADRGVKMLWQHDPAQPIGVWDEVREDARGLYVKGRILTDVAKGREAAALIEAGAIDGLSIGYRTKRATKNDKGQRLLTELELWEVSLVTFPMLPTARVGAKGDTPDADDTTLRELAASIIEARHMLARHR
- a CDS encoding phage portal protein is translated as MVFDFLKRGDATQMAAQPTETKASATGPVIAYGGAGRVAWSPRDAVSLTKAGFAANPVGFRSVKLIAEAAAALPLVLQDDAQRFEVHPLIDLLARPNAAQGRAELFEAFFGQLLLTGNGYFEAVQDENGSVSELHVLRSDRMNLVPGADGWPVAYDYTVGARKHRFHVGEGASPICHVKAFHPQDDHYGLSPLQAAATAIDVHNAASRWSKALLDNAARPSGAIVYNGADGQAQLSADQYDRLLSEMESHHVGARNAGRPMLLEGGLDWKPMGFSPSDMEFQKTKEAAAREIAQAFGVPPMLIGIPGDATYANYQEASRAFYRLTVVPLVSRVTASVGHWLAGFTGESVALKPDLDQVPALSAERDQQWRRVAEASFLTDAEKRSLLGLPPLASDDV